In Cyanobium sp. WAJ14-Wanaka, a single genomic region encodes these proteins:
- the psaC gene encoding photosystem I iron-sulfur center protein PsaC translates to MSHAVKIYDTCIGCTQCVRACPLDVLEMVPWDGCKAGQIASSPRTEDCVGCKRCETACPTDFLSIRVYLGDETSRSMGLAY, encoded by the coding sequence ATGTCCCACGCCGTCAAGATCTACGACACCTGCATCGGCTGCACCCAGTGCGTTCGTGCTTGCCCCCTAGACGTGCTCGAAATGGTGCCCTGGGACGGCTGTAAGGCGGGCCAGATCGCCTCTTCGCCCCGCACCGAAGACTGTGTGGGCTGCAAGCGCTGCGAAACCGCCTGCCCCACCGACTTCCTCAGCATTCGCGTCTACCTCGGCGACGAGACCAGCCGCTCGATGGGTCTCGCCTATTAA
- the glmS gene encoding glutamine--fructose-6-phosphate transaminase (isomerizing), translating into MCGIVALIGSREAAPQLLEGLRQLEYRGYDSAGIATIDLQAGSNAGQLHCLKAEGKLVNLTARFEAHGAPGHCGIGHTRWATHGKPEERNAHPHLDGSGQLAVVQNGIIENHRSLREELQAEGVVFLSETDTEVIPHLLARQLARLQGGDGLAAGRVGGGSLLLQAVQEVLPLLHGAYALAVVWAGAPGALVVARRAAPLLIGLGEGEFLCASDTPALAGFTRTILPMEDGEVALLTPLGIELYDAAGERVQRSPSLLSGTEHVADKRSFRHFMLKEIHEQPETAALWVARHLPEDALVALPLDESVYEGVERIQILACGTSRHAAQVGAYLLEQLAGIPTSVFYASEFRYSPPPLAPNTLTIGVTQSGETADTLAALAMEQERRQRAADPAFAPRFLGITNRPESSLGRLVPHILDIGAGIEVGVAATKTFLGQLLAFYALALAFAERRQGQDPARLGQLHSLVAQLRLIPQQLEQLVQDCDRRCAQLAHQFEGTQDVIFLGRGINFPIALEGALKLKEISYIHAEGYPAGEMKHGPIALLDAKVPVVSIAVPGTVFDKVLSNAQEAKARDARLIGVAPVGPDTDLFDELLPVPVVDELLSPLLTVIPMQLLSYHIAAHRGLDVDQPRNLAKSVTVE; encoded by the coding sequence ATGTGCGGCATCGTTGCCCTAATTGGTTCGCGGGAGGCGGCCCCCCAGTTGTTGGAGGGCCTGCGCCAGCTGGAATATCGGGGCTACGACTCCGCGGGCATCGCCACCATTGATTTGCAAGCCGGCAGCAACGCCGGCCAGCTCCATTGCCTCAAGGCCGAAGGCAAGCTCGTAAACCTCACGGCCCGCTTCGAGGCCCATGGGGCCCCCGGCCACTGCGGCATTGGCCATACCCGCTGGGCCACCCACGGCAAACCAGAAGAGCGCAACGCCCACCCCCACCTAGATGGCAGCGGCCAGTTGGCGGTGGTGCAGAACGGAATCATCGAGAACCACCGCAGCCTCAGGGAAGAACTGCAGGCGGAGGGGGTGGTTTTCCTCTCCGAGACCGACACCGAGGTGATTCCCCATCTCCTGGCCCGCCAGCTGGCCCGGCTCCAGGGCGGCGACGGGCTGGCAGCCGGCAGGGTTGGCGGCGGCAGCCTGCTATTGCAGGCGGTGCAGGAGGTGTTGCCCCTGCTGCATGGGGCCTATGCCCTGGCGGTGGTTTGGGCTGGGGCCCCGGGGGCCCTGGTGGTGGCCCGCAGGGCGGCGCCGCTGCTGATTGGCCTTGGCGAGGGTGAATTTCTCTGCGCCAGCGACACCCCCGCCCTGGCGGGATTCACCCGCACAATCCTGCCGATGGAGGACGGCGAGGTGGCCCTGCTGACGCCCTTGGGGATTGAGCTCTACGACGCGGCAGGCGAGCGGGTGCAGCGCAGCCCCAGCCTGCTCAGCGGCACCGAGCATGTGGCCGACAAGCGCAGTTTCCGCCACTTCATGCTCAAGGAGATCCACGAGCAGCCCGAAACGGCGGCACTTTGGGTGGCCCGCCATCTGCCAGAAGACGCCCTGGTGGCCCTTCCGCTGGATGAGTCGGTTTACGAGGGGGTGGAGCGCATCCAGATCCTGGCCTGTGGCACCAGTCGCCATGCGGCCCAGGTGGGGGCCTACCTGCTGGAGCAACTGGCCGGCATCCCCACCAGCGTGTTTTACGCCAGTGAATTTCGCTATTCGCCGCCGCCGCTGGCGCCCAACACCCTCACGATCGGGGTAACCCAATCGGGAGAAACGGCCGACACCCTGGCTGCCTTGGCCATGGAGCAGGAGCGCCGCCAGCGGGCGGCAGATCCCGCCTTTGCCCCCAGGTTCCTGGGGATCACCAACCGCCCCGAGAGCTCCCTGGGCCGGCTGGTGCCCCACATCCTCGATATCGGAGCGGGCATTGAGGTGGGTGTGGCCGCCACCAAAACCTTCCTGGGCCAACTGTTGGCCTTCTACGCCCTGGCCCTGGCTTTTGCCGAGCGGCGCCAAGGGCAAGACCCAGCCAGGCTTGGGCAACTCCATTCCCTGGTGGCCCAGCTACGCCTGATCCCCCAACAGCTCGAGCAACTGGTGCAGGATTGCGATCGCCGCTGCGCCCAGCTGGCCCACCAATTTGAGGGCACCCAGGATGTGATCTTCCTGGGGCGGGGCATCAACTTCCCGATTGCCCTGGAAGGGGCCCTAAAGCTCAAGGAAATCAGCTACATCCACGCCGAGGGCTATCCCGCCGGTGAGATGAAGCATGGTCCGATCGCCCTGCTCGATGCCAAAGTGCCGGTGGTGTCGATTGCGGTGCCAGGCACTGTCTTCGACAAGGTGCTCAGCAACGCCCAGGAGGCCAAGGCCCGTGATGCCCGTTTGATTGGTGTGGCTCCCGTTGGCCCAGACACCGATTTGTTTGATGAGCTGCTGCCGGTGCCGGTGGTGGATGAGCTCTTGAGCCCCCTGCTGACGGTGATTCCAATGCAGCTGCTGAGTTATCACATCGCTGCCCATCGGGGCCTGGATGTGGATCAACCCCGCAACCTGGCCAAGAGCGTCACCGTGGAGTAG